From Candidatus Methanoperedens sp., one genomic window encodes:
- a CDS encoding zinc ribbon domain-containing protein produces MGKILSEEERRHMLEKLESKIVATRFMTLKYITSSINQDKVDFAKMDMELPEFSKSLVRIIEQLAEKDTEEMVKREAAVCLENLKKKLNPALMQDVPMCTACGERVVVSYRFCTKCGVELKGQKWASTYKTCEKCQNAYDPKWNNCSYCGNQLIKKVEVAKICGFCKKTIEPSWLMCPYCGSKVKLIAGQ; encoded by the coding sequence ATGGGCAAGATATTATCTGAAGAAGAAAGAAGACATATGCTCGAAAAGCTGGAGAGCAAGATAGTTGCCACGCGATTCATGACTTTGAAATACATTACTTCTTCGATAAACCAGGATAAAGTGGATTTTGCTAAAATGGATATGGAATTACCTGAATTCAGCAAGAGCCTGGTAAGAATAATTGAACAACTGGCTGAAAAAGACACTGAAGAAATGGTAAAACGCGAAGCTGCTGTTTGTCTTGAGAACCTGAAAAAGAAGCTGAATCCTGCTCTTATGCAGGACGTACCCATGTGTACTGCATGCGGTGAACGTGTGGTTGTATCGTATCGTTTCTGTACAAAATGCGGTGTCGAACTTAAAGGTCAAAAATGGGCATCTACTTACAAAACGTGTGAAAAATGCCAGAATGCTTATGACCCTAAATGGAATAATTGTTCATATTGCGGTAACCAGTTGATCAAAAAAGTTGAAGTAGCAAAAATCTGCGGGTTCTGTAAGAAAACCATTGAACCAAGCTGGTTGATGTGTCCGTACTGTGGTTCTAAGGTGAAACTTATCGCCGGTCAATAA
- a CDS encoding phenylalanine--tRNA ligase subunit beta, which produces MPVITLYYDDLEELSGLDKDTVIKRIPMMGCDIERIEDDHVDIEFFPNRPDLYSTEGVARAIKGFLDIETGLREFNVSSSGITITKDNEIKNIRPYLACAVVRGMRFNSRSIESLMALQESLHWAVGRNRKKVSIGVHDMGKLTPPFKYIAQDPEFKFTPLDFTEALSMRDILEKHPKGIKFANLLEKFEKFPLILDSNNNVLSFPPIINGELTKVTQGTTDLFIEVTGLDPAVSIALNIVVASLAERGGMIESVLVDGEIETPDISPGIMELKSNEVAELLGFKLTNEEIITSLKKIRYGAQISGNSIRVSVPAYRSDILHNCDLIEDIAIAYGFDKIKPELPSTSTTGRSHQISKSRDMLNEIMTGLGYLQVMPFTLTNERMQFDMMRREKAKGITHILYPISEDHTIVRPAILPNLLEILSINKHRELPQRIYEAGEVVLDCRTYQRLGCVAIHPQANFTEIQAIVDAVLRERRIGYTVAESHDPAFIEGRCADVLINNEKAGVFGEIHPEVISNFGLEHPIIGFELKI; this is translated from the coding sequence ATGCCTGTTATTACATTATATTATGATGACCTGGAAGAACTATCGGGCCTTGATAAGGATACGGTTATTAAACGCATTCCCATGATGGGATGCGATATTGAACGAATAGAGGACGACCATGTTGATATCGAGTTCTTCCCCAACAGGCCTGATCTTTATAGCACTGAAGGCGTAGCCAGGGCGATCAAAGGATTCCTGGATATTGAAACGGGTCTTCGGGAATTCAATGTAAGTTCTTCGGGGATAACAATCACAAAAGACAATGAGATCAAAAATATCCGCCCGTATCTTGCCTGCGCCGTAGTCAGGGGGATGCGGTTCAATTCACGAAGCATAGAATCCCTTATGGCGCTCCAGGAATCATTGCACTGGGCTGTAGGCAGGAACAGGAAAAAAGTGTCCATTGGTGTACATGATATGGGAAAGTTGACGCCGCCTTTTAAGTACATCGCACAGGACCCGGAGTTCAAATTTACGCCGCTTGATTTCACTGAAGCCTTATCGATGCGTGATATTCTTGAAAAACATCCCAAAGGCATCAAATTTGCAAATCTTCTTGAAAAATTCGAAAAATTTCCACTTATTCTTGACTCGAACAATAATGTTCTCTCATTCCCGCCCATAATAAACGGAGAACTTACAAAAGTCACCCAGGGGACGACTGATCTTTTTATCGAGGTCACAGGTCTTGATCCTGCCGTATCAATTGCATTAAATATCGTTGTTGCTTCACTTGCAGAACGCGGCGGAATGATCGAATCAGTCCTGGTCGATGGGGAAATAGAGACGCCGGATATATCCCCGGGAATAATGGAACTTAAAAGTAATGAAGTAGCGGAACTTCTTGGATTTAAGCTTACTAATGAAGAAATTATCACCAGCCTGAAAAAGATACGGTACGGGGCGCAAATTTCAGGGAATTCAATTAGAGTATCAGTCCCGGCTTACCGCTCGGATATACTTCATAACTGCGATCTCATAGAAGATATCGCTATAGCATACGGTTTTGATAAGATAAAACCGGAGCTTCCATCAACTTCCACGACAGGCAGGTCACACCAGATATCAAAATCAAGAGATATGCTAAATGAAATAATGACCGGTCTTGGCTACCTGCAAGTAATGCCTTTCACCCTCACAAACGAAAGAATGCAATTCGATATGATGCGAAGGGAAAAAGCAAAGGGTATAACACATATTCTTTATCCCATAAGCGAAGACCATACGATCGTTCGCCCGGCGATATTGCCAAACCTTCTTGAGATACTTTCGATCAATAAGCACAGGGAGCTGCCGCAGCGAATTTATGAAGCCGGGGAAGTTGTTCTTGATTGCAGGACTTACCAGCGTCTTGGATGCGTTGCGATACACCCGCAGGCTAACTTTACGGAGATCCAGGCGATCGTTGACGCCGTTTTGAGGGAAAGACGGATAGGATACACGGTCGCAGAGTCGCACGATCCCGCATTCATTGAGGGAAGGTGCGCTGATGTCCTGATTAATAATGAAAAGGCCGGGGTATTCGGTGAGATCCATCCTGAGGTTATCTCAAACTTTGGGCTTGAGCATCCGATTATCGGATTTGAATTGAAAATATGA
- a CDS encoding calcium-translocating P-type ATPase, SERCA-type encodes MGSLGTSTAGLTEQDAATRLDKYGQNEIIQEKKVSYLEMLLSQFKSFLIIILLAAAAISALLGELADSVIILLIVILSGILGFFQEYRAQNAIDALKQMAAPTARVIRDGRESIIPAAKIVPGDIIFLHTGDGVPADSRLIEAINLEMDEAPLTGESVPVRKKADKLEEELPVADRNNMAYMGTSVSIGRGKAVVTATGMQTELGRIAGMLEKIEIERTPLQEALDRLGTWIGIITIVVVAVVSILGILSGFGTIEMFIWGVALAVAAVPEALPAVVTVCLALGVRRMVKRHALIRKLPSVETLGATTVICSDKTGTLTHDEMTVTNIFVDGRMLEVTGAGYEPEGYFLEGNRKIDPEKYNDLKILLLISALCNDSELINENSVWHIKGDPTEGALAVAAVKAGIRKQDIEKTFRRKDEIPFSSERKMMTTICETPDGLYAYSKGAPEIILDSCTRIYHNGSVVDLDSAGKEKIYDTVKIMAKKALRVMAFSYKHLENHPVNNDTEKDMIFAGLAGMIDPPREEVKEAIATCKKAGIKTVMITGDHEITGSAIAKDLGLLEEGEMVLTGVKLDNLDDKELDNIVEKVSVYARVSPAHKMRIIDALKKKGHVVAMTGDGVNDAPALKAADIGISMGITGTAVSRDASDMILTDDNFASIVAAVEEGRNIYKNIKNFVLYGLGCHIGEVLIVLTAMLSWQTMPLIAIQILWINLITDGLPPMALSVEHPDIGLMRQPPRKQDEGIITKRVILYSSGVGALIAMQALFIFKWTLDNSGIVKAQTMVFTLIVISMMFNAFNWRSERLSVFSIGLLSNRTLIYAVASTILLQLLVIYTPSLNGPFNTIPLGITDWGIILILASTTLIFVEAAKSIESYFQFKSDNRMLKPKV; translated from the coding sequence ATGGGATCACTGGGTACCTCAACTGCAGGACTCACAGAACAGGATGCTGCAACGCGCCTGGATAAATACGGACAAAATGAAATTATCCAAGAAAAAAAAGTATCATACCTTGAAATGCTGCTATCCCAGTTCAAGAGTTTTCTTATTATTATATTGCTGGCAGCAGCGGCCATATCTGCTTTGCTGGGTGAACTCGCAGATTCTGTAATAATTTTGCTGATAGTCATACTCTCAGGTATCCTTGGTTTTTTCCAGGAATACAGGGCACAAAATGCGATTGATGCATTAAAGCAGATGGCAGCCCCGACAGCACGGGTAATAAGGGACGGCAGGGAATCAATAATACCCGCAGCAAAGATCGTGCCCGGGGATATTATTTTTTTGCATACGGGCGACGGGGTACCTGCCGATTCCCGCCTCATTGAAGCTATCAATCTGGAAATGGATGAAGCACCACTTACAGGAGAATCGGTTCCTGTCCGGAAAAAAGCAGACAAATTAGAAGAAGAACTCCCGGTAGCTGATAGGAATAATATGGCTTACATGGGAACATCGGTTTCAATCGGAAGGGGAAAAGCTGTTGTTACTGCCACCGGGATGCAAACTGAACTTGGCAGGATCGCAGGGATGCTGGAGAAGATCGAAATAGAAAGAACGCCTTTGCAGGAAGCACTTGACAGGTTAGGTACATGGATCGGGATAATTACCATTGTTGTTGTTGCAGTGGTATCAATTCTCGGGATCTTAAGTGGATTTGGAACTATAGAAATGTTCATCTGGGGCGTTGCGCTGGCAGTCGCTGCTGTTCCTGAGGCTCTTCCTGCTGTTGTTACAGTGTGCCTTGCACTGGGGGTGCGAAGAATGGTAAAACGCCATGCCCTGATCAGGAAACTGCCATCAGTGGAAACACTGGGTGCGACTACGGTTATATGCTCCGATAAAACAGGAACGCTAACCCATGATGAAATGACGGTCACAAATATTTTTGTTGATGGCAGAATGCTTGAAGTCACAGGTGCGGGTTATGAACCAGAGGGATATTTTCTTGAAGGTAACCGGAAAATTGATCCGGAAAAATACAATGATCTTAAAATATTGCTCCTGATAAGCGCCCTGTGCAACGATTCTGAGCTTATTAATGAAAATTCGGTATGGCATATAAAAGGCGATCCCACAGAAGGAGCACTTGCTGTTGCAGCTGTAAAGGCCGGGATACGCAAACAGGACATTGAAAAAACATTTCGGCGCAAAGATGAGATCCCATTTTCATCAGAGCGCAAAATGATGACAACGATATGTGAAACACCTGATGGGCTGTATGCATATTCAAAAGGCGCACCTGAAATAATACTGGATTCATGCACCCGCATTTATCATAACGGCTCTGTTGTTGATCTTGACAGTGCAGGGAAAGAAAAGATTTACGATACCGTCAAAATAATGGCGAAAAAGGCGCTTCGAGTAATGGCTTTTTCATACAAACATTTAGAGAACCACCCGGTTAACAATGACACTGAGAAAGATATGATTTTTGCAGGGCTTGCAGGTATGATCGATCCGCCAAGGGAAGAGGTAAAAGAGGCAATTGCAACATGCAAAAAGGCCGGGATAAAGACCGTCATGATAACAGGTGATCATGAAATCACAGGCTCTGCTATTGCAAAGGACTTAGGACTGCTCGAAGAAGGGGAAATGGTGCTGACAGGTGTGAAACTTGATAACCTGGATGATAAAGAACTTGATAATATTGTTGAAAAAGTTTCCGTATATGCAAGAGTTTCACCCGCACATAAAATGCGAATAATTGATGCATTAAAAAAGAAAGGGCATGTTGTGGCAATGACAGGTGATGGTGTAAACGATGCGCCGGCCCTTAAGGCTGCGGATATTGGGATATCTATGGGGATAACCGGAACTGCGGTCAGCAGGGATGCATCAGATATGATCCTTACGGATGACAATTTTGCATCCATTGTAGCTGCGGTTGAGGAAGGAAGAAATATATACAAAAACATCAAGAATTTTGTACTGTACGGGCTTGGATGTCATATCGGGGAAGTGCTTATTGTACTTACTGCGATGCTTTCATGGCAAACAATGCCGCTTATTGCTATCCAGATACTCTGGATAAACCTGATCACCGACGGTCTTCCACCCATGGCGCTTTCAGTTGAACATCCTGATATCGGGCTGATGAGGCAGCCTCCCAGGAAGCAGGATGAAGGGATAATTACAAAAAGAGTGATCCTTTACAGCTCTGGAGTTGGAGCTTTGATAGCAATGCAAGCACTCTTTATTTTCAAGTGGACTCTTGATAATTCCGGAATTGTGAAAGCACAGACAATGGTTTTTACTTTGATCGTCATCTCAATGATGTTCAATGCATTCAACTGGCGCTCTGAGCGGCTCAGTGTTTTCAGTATAGGTCTTTTATCAAACAGGACGCTTATTTATGCTGTTGCAAGTACGATCCTGTTGCAGCTTCTGGTTATTTATACTCCGTCCCTGAATGGTCCTTTTAACACGATACCTCTTGGCATTACTGATTGGGGTATAATCCTTATTCTTGCATCCACCACGCTGATTTTTGTGGAAGCAGCAAAGTCCATTGAATCATATTTTCAATTCAAATCCGATAATCGGATGCTCAAGCCCAAAGTTTGA
- the larB gene encoding nickel pincer cofactor biosynthesis protein LarB: protein MDISDILKKVKNNDLSLDEAEKQLRIINFELLSDIAKVDIHRAKRVGIPEAIIADCKTSEDVVSIARVHLKNEGRAIITRACEDNYNSLKSLANETNSRIRWEKRARIVIIGESIPGTEGRIGVISAGTADIPVAEEAKVIAEEMGCSVTAIYDVGVAGIHRLFPELAKLARAGVDAVVVAAGREGTLPAIVSGLVDVPVIGVPVSTGYGAGGKGDAALLSMLQSCSVLAVVNIDAGFVAGAFAARIANLAAKNRKQV from the coding sequence ATGGATATATCTGATATATTAAAAAAAGTGAAAAATAACGATTTAAGTCTTGATGAAGCAGAAAAGCAGCTTCGCATCATAAACTTCGAATTATTATCAGATATTGCAAAGGTGGATATTCACCGCGCCAAGAGAGTGGGTATTCCAGAAGCCATAATCGCTGATTGTAAGACCAGCGAAGATGTAGTTTCAATTGCACGGGTCCATTTAAAAAATGAAGGCCGTGCCATAATAACCCGTGCATGTGAGGATAATTATAATTCATTAAAATCATTAGCAAATGAAACGAATTCCAGGATCAGGTGGGAAAAACGTGCAAGAATCGTGATCATAGGAGAATCAATACCCGGAACAGAGGGAAGAATTGGTGTTATTTCTGCCGGTACTGCTGATATCCCTGTTGCAGAAGAGGCTAAAGTAATAGCAGAAGAAATGGGTTGTTCCGTAACTGCAATATATGATGTAGGTGTTGCAGGGATACACAGGCTTTTTCCTGAACTGGCAAAACTCGCAAGAGCTGGAGTGGATGCAGTGGTTGTTGCTGCTGGCCGCGAAGGAACACTTCCTGCAATAGTATCGGGCCTGGTTGACGTTCCGGTGATCGGGGTTCCTGTATCAACCGGGTATGGCGCAGGCGGAAAGGGTGATGCTGCGCTATTATCCATGCTCCAGTCCTGTTCTGTTCTTGCTGTAGTTAATATCGATGCGGGTTTTGTGGCCGGGGCTTTTGCAGCCAGGATCGCAAATCTGGCCGCCAAAAACCGAAAACAGGTATAA
- a CDS encoding NfeD family protein, producing the protein MELDVGWLMIIIGLGLLIVEAAQPGFFVAVPGTTLIVLGVVTLLIPEVAQDYAPAIIVITALVSSIITITFYRKIAPGQKPQTTSMDILAGKKGVVVKTVHPGSISGKIEIGNQIWSATSDSVIETGTKVIVINSEGVHVRVKEE; encoded by the coding sequence ATGGAATTAGACGTCGGCTGGCTGATGATAATTATCGGCCTGGGGCTTCTTATAGTTGAAGCAGCACAACCGGGTTTTTTTGTGGCTGTTCCGGGAACAACGCTAATAGTACTCGGCGTAGTCACTCTTTTAATTCCAGAGGTAGCACAGGATTATGCTCCTGCCATAATAGTTATAACTGCGCTGGTTTCCAGTATCATAACGATCACCTTTTACAGAAAAATAGCGCCGGGACAGAAACCGCAGACAACAAGTATGGATATCCTGGCAGGAAAGAAGGGAGTAGTCGTGAAAACAGTCCATCCCGGATCAATTTCAGGAAAAATCGAGATCGGAAACCAGATATGGAGCGCAACTTCAGATAGCGTAATTGAAACAGGAACGAAAGTAATTGTCATAAACTCAGAAGGAGTTCATGTAAGAGTAAAAGAAGAGTAG
- a CDS encoding SPFH/Band 7/PHB domain protein: protein MFIAIFIAVAILILFISGVAIIQPYEQALWVVLGQYKKRLNPGFNWVFPLISDVIRLDLRTQVLDVPRQEVITKDNSPTNVDAIVYIRVIDPEKAYFEVVNYHVAVVSLAQTTLRSVVGDMELDEILYNRDFINTKLRDILDHSTDAWGVKVEAVEIREVDPVGTVKGAMEEQTSAERKRRAAILLADGQKKAAILQAEGSKQANILNAEGVRQSKILEAEGERVSQILRAQGEAQGLRILSVGAVPLDKKALTVLTMDMMKNVANGQATKIIFPMEVSKMIDQAAKYLGASEKIQEIGSPMDTEKIVGTADEVLGRIPRPEELRQELQSIEKEMARETEESLKQAEKIKSSDVPEAPKKKKQE, encoded by the coding sequence ATGTTTATCGCGATATTTATCGCAGTAGCAATATTGATACTATTTATTTCAGGGGTTGCGATTATACAGCCTTATGAACAGGCGTTATGGGTAGTTCTGGGACAGTACAAGAAACGGTTAAATCCCGGTTTTAACTGGGTGTTTCCACTGATAAGCGATGTCATAAGGCTTGACCTGAGGACCCAGGTCCTTGATGTGCCGCGACAGGAAGTCATCACCAAGGATAACTCGCCCACCAACGTTGACGCAATTGTTTATATAAGGGTAATAGATCCTGAAAAAGCATATTTTGAAGTAGTCAATTATCATGTTGCTGTAGTATCACTTGCGCAGACTACTCTTCGAAGCGTAGTGGGTGACATGGAACTTGATGAGATCCTTTATAATCGTGATTTTATTAATACAAAACTCCGTGATATTCTTGACCATTCCACCGATGCATGGGGTGTTAAAGTAGAAGCTGTAGAGATACGGGAAGTCGATCCTGTCGGCACGGTAAAAGGTGCTATGGAAGAACAGACATCTGCTGAAAGGAAGCGAAGAGCGGCCATTTTACTTGCAGACGGACAGAAGAAAGCCGCGATCCTCCAGGCAGAAGGCTCCAAGCAGGCAAATATCTTGAATGCCGAAGGTGTGAGGCAGTCAAAGATACTCGAAGCTGAAGGTGAAAGGGTTTCACAGATATTGAGGGCACAGGGAGAAGCACAGGGACTGAGGATACTTTCAGTTGGCGCAGTGCCTCTTGATAAGAAAGCCCTGACCGTTCTGACTATGGATATGATGAAAAATGTGGCAAACGGCCAGGCTACAAAGATAATCTTCCCGATGGAGGTCTCAAAGATGATTGACCAGGCTGCAAAATACCTTGGAGCTTCCGAGAAGATCCAGGAAATCGGATCACCGATGGATACGGAAAAGATCGTTGGTACGGCAGATGAAGTGCTTGGAAGGATACCAAGGCCTGAGGAGCTCAGGCAAGAGCTACAGAGCATTGAGAAGGAGATGGCCCGCGAAACTGAAGAGAGTCTGAAACAGGCAGAGAAGATCAAAAGCTCTGATGTGCCTGAGGCTCCAAAGAAGAAAAAACAAGAATAA
- a CDS encoding GNAT family N-acetyltransferase, with protein sequence MDFDIRKAIQADLKDIKTILSFYYLDTENVEKNLPEFIVAQTNDKIIGCACLDPGDIVELRSIAILPSYRNKGVGSKLVDTILQRAQGLTDTIYLRTTSPVFFEKKGFTKLQNNEKKVIWKDCAQCDKYDICRQTAMKSEKKY encoded by the coding sequence ATGGATTTCGACATCAGGAAGGCAATACAGGCAGATTTGAAGGATATCAAAACCATCCTTTCTTTCTATTATCTTGATACGGAAAATGTAGAAAAAAACCTGCCTGAATTCATAGTTGCACAAACGAATGATAAGATAATAGGCTGCGCATGTCTTGATCCGGGGGATATCGTGGAATTGCGCTCCATTGCGATACTTCCATCTTACCGAAACAAGGGTGTGGGTTCAAAACTTGTGGATACAATATTACAACGTGCGCAGGGTTTGACAGATACAATCTATCTTCGTACCACATCACCTGTTTTTTTTGAAAAGAAAGGATTTACAAAGCTTCAAAATAACGAGAAAAAAGTCATCTGGAAAGATTGCGCGCAGTGTGATAAGTATGATATTTGCAGGCAAACCGCCATGAAAAGCGAAAAGAAATATTAA
- a CDS encoding translation initiation factor IF-2 subunit gamma, with product MSLQPVVNIGIVGHVDHGKTTLVKALSGVWTDRHSEEIKRGISIRLGYADIVLRKCPECPEPQSFTVKEVCEICGAKTNVLRSISFVDSPGHETLMATMLSGAALMDGALLVIAANETCPQPQTKEHLMALNILGIKNIIIIQNKIDIVPREKVLENYNQIKAFVKGTVAENAPIIPVSAQQNANIDLVIEAIEKYIPTPEHDLKKSPLMFVARSFDINRPGTHPENLKGGAIGGSLNSGIFRPGDEIEMRPGRKVETGGTVKWVPIKTVITTIHAGNDEMEEARPGGLIGIGTKLDPSITKSDALVGQVAGIPGKLPPTIEGFVMETKLLERVVGVSDESTVEPIRSNEPLMLNIGTATTIGVVTSARSMDAEVRLKRPICADKGSHIAISRRVGARWRLIGSGILKEYK from the coding sequence ATTTCATTGCAACCTGTTGTAAATATTGGCATCGTAGGACATGTTGACCACGGCAAGACAACTCTTGTCAAGGCACTTTCAGGTGTCTGGACTGACCGGCATAGCGAAGAGATTAAACGAGGCATTTCAATCCGGCTTGGTTATGCGGATATCGTATTAAGGAAATGTCCTGAATGCCCTGAGCCTCAAAGTTTTACTGTCAAAGAAGTATGTGAGATATGCGGTGCAAAAACAAATGTACTTCGCTCAATATCATTTGTGGATTCCCCCGGTCATGAAACATTGATGGCGACAATGTTATCAGGCGCAGCTCTTATGGACGGCGCGCTTCTTGTTATTGCGGCAAATGAAACTTGTCCCCAGCCGCAGACAAAAGAGCATCTAATGGCATTGAATATCCTCGGGATAAAAAACATTATTATTATCCAGAACAAGATCGACATTGTCCCGCGCGAGAAAGTGCTTGAAAATTACAACCAGATAAAGGCTTTCGTGAAAGGTACGGTTGCGGAAAATGCACCGATCATACCGGTTTCTGCCCAGCAGAATGCAAATATCGACCTGGTCATTGAAGCCATTGAAAAATATATTCCTACCCCGGAACATGACCTTAAAAAATCACCTTTAATGTTCGTTGCACGTTCATTCGACATAAACAGGCCTGGGACCCATCCTGAAAATCTAAAAGGAGGCGCTATCGGCGGTTCTTTGAATAGCGGTATTTTCAGGCCAGGTGATGAAATAGAAATGAGACCAGGCAGGAAAGTTGAAACGGGCGGAACTGTCAAATGGGTTCCGATAAAAACTGTTATCACAACCATCCATGCAGGAAATGATGAGATGGAAGAAGCAAGGCCAGGAGGACTCATAGGGATTGGCACTAAACTTGATCCCTCGATAACAAAAAGCGATGCACTTGTGGGGCAGGTCGCAGGCATACCGGGAAAATTGCCTCCGACTATAGAAGGCTTTGTAATGGAAACAAAACTTCTTGAAAGGGTGGTCGGGGTAAGTGATGAATCCACAGTTGAACCAATACGTTCAAATGAACCTTTAATGCTGAATATAGGAACAGCGACGACAATTGGCGTAGTCACAAGCGCAAGGTCTATGGATGCGGAAGTCAGGCTCAAAAGGCCAATTTGCGCAGATAAAGGTTCCCATATCGCGATCAGCAGGCGTGTAGGCGCGCGCTGGAGGCTTATCGGTTCAGGTATTTTGAAAGAATATAAATGA
- a CDS encoding DNA-binding protein yields the protein MRSKVIIDTNGLMIPGQFGIDIFSELQQLGFFSYIVPGASVKELEKIVLTGRGRDRTAAKIALSLLDRCTIIDRNGYADDIIIDLAVDMDAAVLTNDTELKKRLCSKGVTNVYLRDRTRLSI from the coding sequence ATGAGATCAAAAGTGATCATAGATACAAATGGTTTGATGATCCCGGGACAATTCGGGATAGATATATTTTCCGAATTGCAGCAATTGGGTTTTTTTTCATATATTGTTCCAGGCGCTTCCGTAAAGGAGCTTGAAAAGATTGTGTTGACCGGCCGCGGCAGGGACAGGACTGCTGCCAAAATAGCATTATCTTTATTGGACAGGTGTACCATAATTGACAGGAACGGATATGCAGATGATATTATAATAGACCTGGCAGTTGATATGGACGCGGCAGTTCTTACCAATGATACCGAATTAAAGAAAAGATTATGTAGTAAGGGAGTTACTAATGTGTATCTTCGAGATAGAACTCGTTTAAGTATATAA
- a CDS encoding DNA-directed RNA polymerase codes for MYKKMRLADTVRIAPELLGEPVEQAVKIALREKLEGLVDKRMGAIVAVKDIIEVGEGHILAGDGGVYYDAVFDALTFMPELQEIIEGSVVEVVQFGVFVGIGPLDGLVHVSQLTDEFVTYDEKNSRLITKESGRSVTEGDRIRARIIAVSLNEREPRDSKIGLTMRQHALGKMDWIEEARKPRDETEDKGKPKKKKKEDSPKPEKQDESKPEGA; via the coding sequence ATGTATAAGAAAATGAGATTAGCAGATACGGTGAGGATTGCACCAGAACTACTTGGCGAACCGGTTGAGCAGGCAGTAAAAATCGCTTTGCGGGAAAAACTTGAAGGACTTGTTGACAAGAGGATGGGTGCGATAGTTGCGGTCAAGGATATTATTGAAGTTGGAGAAGGACATATACTTGCAGGGGATGGAGGAGTATATTATGATGCGGTTTTTGACGCATTGACCTTCATGCCTGAACTCCAGGAGATCATTGAAGGCAGCGTAGTTGAAGTAGTCCAGTTCGGGGTATTTGTAGGAATCGGTCCTCTTGACGGCCTCGTGCATGTAAGCCAGCTGACTGATGAATTCGTTACTTATGATGAGAAAAATTCCCGCCTGATAACAAAGGAATCCGGCCGTTCTGTCACAGAGGGAGACCGCATACGAGCAAGGATAATCGCTGTTAGCCTGAATGAGCGTGAACCCAGGGACAGCAAGATCGGCCTCACCATGCGCCAGCATGCCCTTGGCAAAATGGACTGGATAGAAGAAGCCCGAAAACCAAGGGATGAAACCGAAGATAAAGGAAAGCCTAAGAAGAAGAAAAAAGAAGACTCGCCAAAGCCCGAAAAGCAGGATGAATCAAAACCCGAAGGAGCATAA
- a CDS encoding DNA-directed RNA polymerase, subunit E'': MPDNVCRECHRIVKKSQVCSYCNSTALTSDWSGYVVIIDPEKSQIAKRLGVKLPGEYALKVR; this comes from the coding sequence ATGCCGGATAATGTTTGCAGGGAATGCCACAGGATAGTGAAAAAAAGCCAGGTCTGCTCATATTGCAATTCAACGGCTCTTACCAGCGATTGGAGCGGTTATGTAGTAATAATTGACCCCGAAAAATCACAAATTGCAAAAAGACTCGGAGTCAAATTACCCGGTGAATATGCGTTGAAGGTCAGATAA
- a CDS encoding DUF359 domain-containing protein has protein sequence MKGYCLPVELRDELRQLHGELYPGDGIETTKKIIHDLKNCTKVISVGDIVTFNLLNAGLIPDISFVDNKTKRSPVSDKITQGTKHGHFSTITVESPPGIITEELLQEIEAAMGSDKHIQIVVRGEEDLAALPAIAMAPISSVIIYGLPDKGAVVVHVTEDKKKEIQLLLNRMKYKEKNNGNPDYQR, from the coding sequence TTGAAAGGATACTGCCTGCCTGTGGAGTTAAGAGATGAACTAAGGCAACTCCATGGAGAGTTATATCCCGGAGACGGGATCGAGACTACAAAAAAAATCATCCATGATCTGAAAAATTGTACTAAAGTAATATCTGTCGGCGATATTGTGACATTCAATCTTCTAAACGCCGGTCTTATTCCCGATATATCATTTGTTGATAATAAGACAAAACGCAGCCCTGTTTCCGATAAAATTACACAGGGAACAAAGCATGGCCACTTCAGTACCATAACTGTGGAAAGCCCGCCTGGAATAATAACGGAAGAACTGTTGCAGGAGATAGAAGCAGCTATGGGATCTGATAAACATATACAGATCGTTGTCAGGGGTGAGGAAGACCTGGCAGCTCTTCCTGCGATTGCCATGGCGCCCATATCATCAGTAATTATATATGGTTTGCCTGACAAAGGGGCGGTAGTTGTCCACGTTACCGAGGACAAGAAGAAAGAAATACAATTATTACTTAATCGAATGAAATATAAGGAGAAAAATAATGGAAATCCAGATTATCAAAGATAA